A part of Rhopalosiphum maidis isolate BTI-1 chromosome 3, ASM367621v3, whole genome shotgun sequence genomic DNA contains:
- the LOC113556606 gene encoding E3 ubiquitin-protein ligase FANCL isoform X1, producing MVDLNMLENFSLLIPSKDFKTWKGHILLNVYSIYVEISCPNMPLLDNLKIKIPEFEAFNFWQFDLNESVEIIKQKTHSLPEFLKELIPVLVKVWKEDPSTNLRNLNYVDEKFYSLIQEVNLYGQFVHEIDENLKHITFNVLDMCKHNHFIKILIPEEYPMVKKQPLCFETIIPSVGLNLLLKMNSITNLFEMFKKVVNEFNHFWNVYNEIITTCNTIGSYTFKDVNYRIPIDSHVCVEVEVDPLNPLNCPKFNLHGLPASIEKFQERLNEINPSLIWSTENSFKENILNVFQVATLQLQYKDNSEHCIASQNDLICCICYDQLDTAIKKQTKSCANDKCDALYHMSCICEWLLNSGSTPMFEHLQGKCPQCEEDMLVALENFDLIKT from the exons ATGGTTGATCTAAATATGTTGGAGAACTTTTCATTATTGATTCCAAGCaaagattttaaaacttgGAAAGgacatatattgttaaat GTGTATAGTATTTACGTAGAGATATCTTGCCCTAATATGCCTTTgcttgacaatttaaaaattaaaattccagAATTTGAAGCCTTCAATTTTTGGCAATTTGATTTGAATGAAAGTGTAGAAATC attaaaCAGAAAACTCATTCATTGCCAgagtttttaaaggaattaaTTCCAGTTTTG GTAAAAGTTTGGAAAGAAGATCCTTCCACAAACTTGAGAAACTTGAACTATGTTGATGAAAAGTTCTATTCTTTGATTCAAGAAGTCAATTTATATGGTCAATTTGTGCATGAAATTGACGAAAATCTAAAACacataacatttaatgttttagatATGTGTAAGcacaatcattttataaaaattcttatacCTGAGGAATATCCCATGGTTAAAAAACAACCATTATGTTTTGAAACTATAATTCCATCAGTTGGTTTGAACTTACTTTtaaag atgaaCTCTATAACAAacttatttgaaatgtttaagaaGGTCGTTAATGAATTCAATCATTTTTGGAATGTGTACAACGAAATAATTACAACCTGTAATACTATAGGATCTTATACTTTTAAAGATGTTAATTATAGAATACCTATTG atagTCATGTTTGTGTCGAGGTTGAAGTTGATCCATTAAATCCTTTGAACTGCCCTAAATTTAATCTTCATGGTCTTCCAGCTTCTATTGAGAAATTTCAAGAAAGATTAAATGAAATCAATCca agTTTGATTTGGAGTACTGAAAAcagttttaaagaaaatattctgAATGTATTTCAAGTTGCTACACTTCAGTTACAATACAAAGATAACTCAGAACATTGTATTGCAAGTCAAAATGATTTGATTTGTTGTATATGCTACGATCAATTAGATACAGCTATAAAAAAGCAAACCAAATCATGTGCTAATGATAAATGTGACGCATTGTATCACATGTCATGTATTTGTGag tggttaCTGAATTCTGGTAGTACACCAATGTTTGAACATTTGCAAGGAAAATGTCCTCAATGTGAAGAA GACATGCTGGTAGCTTTGgaaaattttgatttgattaaaacttga
- the LOC113556606 gene encoding E3 ubiquitin-protein ligase FANCL isoform X2, whose translation MVDLNMLENFSLLIPSKDFKTWKGHILLNIKQKTHSLPEFLKELIPVLVKVWKEDPSTNLRNLNYVDEKFYSLIQEVNLYGQFVHEIDENLKHITFNVLDMCKHNHFIKILIPEEYPMVKKQPLCFETIIPSVGLNLLLKMNSITNLFEMFKKVVNEFNHFWNVYNEIITTCNTIGSYTFKDVNYRIPIDSHVCVEVEVDPLNPLNCPKFNLHGLPASIEKFQERLNEINPSLIWSTENSFKENILNVFQVATLQLQYKDNSEHCIASQNDLICCICYDQLDTAIKKQTKSCANDKCDALYHMSCICEWLLNSGSTPMFEHLQGKCPQCEEDMLVALENFDLIKT comes from the exons ATGGTTGATCTAAATATGTTGGAGAACTTTTCATTATTGATTCCAAGCaaagattttaaaacttgGAAAGgacatatattgttaaat attaaaCAGAAAACTCATTCATTGCCAgagtttttaaaggaattaaTTCCAGTTTTG GTAAAAGTTTGGAAAGAAGATCCTTCCACAAACTTGAGAAACTTGAACTATGTTGATGAAAAGTTCTATTCTTTGATTCAAGAAGTCAATTTATATGGTCAATTTGTGCATGAAATTGACGAAAATCTAAAACacataacatttaatgttttagatATGTGTAAGcacaatcattttataaaaattcttatacCTGAGGAATATCCCATGGTTAAAAAACAACCATTATGTTTTGAAACTATAATTCCATCAGTTGGTTTGAACTTACTTTtaaag atgaaCTCTATAACAAacttatttgaaatgtttaagaaGGTCGTTAATGAATTCAATCATTTTTGGAATGTGTACAACGAAATAATTACAACCTGTAATACTATAGGATCTTATACTTTTAAAGATGTTAATTATAGAATACCTATTG atagTCATGTTTGTGTCGAGGTTGAAGTTGATCCATTAAATCCTTTGAACTGCCCTAAATTTAATCTTCATGGTCTTCCAGCTTCTATTGAGAAATTTCAAGAAAGATTAAATGAAATCAATCca agTTTGATTTGGAGTACTGAAAAcagttttaaagaaaatattctgAATGTATTTCAAGTTGCTACACTTCAGTTACAATACAAAGATAACTCAGAACATTGTATTGCAAGTCAAAATGATTTGATTTGTTGTATATGCTACGATCAATTAGATACAGCTATAAAAAAGCAAACCAAATCATGTGCTAATGATAAATGTGACGCATTGTATCACATGTCATGTATTTGTGag tggttaCTGAATTCTGGTAGTACACCAATGTTTGAACATTTGCAAGGAAAATGTCCTCAATGTGAAGAA GACATGCTGGTAGCTTTGgaaaattttgatttgattaaaacttga